In Halobacteriovorax marinus SJ, the following proteins share a genomic window:
- a CDS encoding alpha/beta hydrolase: MKTILRRLLLGSTLLGVVACSSAGGGKLKLTNEWDKTFAKSDKVEHRKVTFKNRYGITLVGDLYIPKDVDGKKLSALAVGGPFGAVKEQASGLYAQTMAERGFITLAFDPSYTGESSGELRNVTSPDISTEDFSAAVDFLGLQSFVDRSRIGVIGICGWGGMALSAAAVDKRIKAVVSSTMYDMSRVMSKGYNDSVTLEQRTKTLEQLGQQRWKDAETGTPAYQPPYNELKGGEAQFLVDYHNYYMSAQRGYHKRSVNSGNAWTQTTSLSFMNFPLLTYIKEISPRPALFIHGEKAHSRYFSETAYAAAAEPKELVIVKGASHVDLYDQVDKIPFDKITTFFKTNLK; the protein is encoded by the coding sequence ATGAAAACAATACTAAGAAGATTGTTACTTGGTTCAACTCTGCTTGGAGTTGTTGCTTGTTCAAGTGCAGGAGGAGGCAAATTGAAACTAACAAATGAATGGGATAAGACTTTTGCCAAAAGTGATAAAGTAGAACATAGGAAAGTAACTTTTAAAAACAGATATGGAATCACTCTTGTTGGAGATTTATACATTCCAAAGGACGTTGATGGCAAAAAACTATCAGCTCTTGCTGTTGGTGGTCCCTTTGGAGCAGTCAAAGAGCAGGCATCAGGCCTCTATGCACAAACAATGGCAGAACGTGGATTCATCACGCTTGCCTTCGATCCTTCTTACACTGGCGAAAGCAGTGGAGAGCTACGCAATGTCACTTCGCCTGACATCAGTACCGAAGATTTTAGTGCAGCTGTAGATTTTCTTGGTCTGCAATCTTTCGTTGATCGAAGCCGAATTGGCGTTATCGGAATTTGTGGTTGGGGTGGGATGGCCCTAAGTGCAGCGGCCGTCGATAAGCGTATTAAAGCGGTTGTATCGAGTACGATGTACGATATGTCGCGAGTTATGTCTAAAGGCTACAACGACAGCGTGACACTCGAACAGCGCACGAAAACATTAGAGCAACTGGGCCAGCAGCGCTGGAAAGATGCAGAAACGGGAACTCCAGCTTACCAACCCCCTTACAATGAACTGAAAGGTGGCGAAGCACAGTTCTTAGTGGACTATCACAACTATTACATGTCTGCTCAGCGTGGATATCATAAGCGTTCGGTCAATTCTGGTAATGCTTGGACACAGACTACGTCCTTATCTTTCATGAATTTTCCGTTATTGACTTACATTAAGGAAATCTCTCCAAGACCGGCTCTTTTTATTCACGGTGAAAAAGCTCACTCTCGCTACTTTAGCGAAACTGCTTATGCAGCCGCTGCCGAGCCTAAAGAGCTGGTGATTGTGAAAGGTGCTAGTCACGTCGATCTATATGATCAAGTGGACAAGATTCCTTTTGATAAAATTACAACTTTCTTCAAAACAAATTTGAAATAA
- a CDS encoding NAD(P)-dependent alcohol dehydrogenase yields MIKTNSIAALKPKAPLERYTFERRDPKTKDVVIDIKYCGICHSDIHMTRDEWGMGSPFPMVPGHEIAGIVIQVGSGVTKYKVGDRVGVGCMVDSCRECSHCKADLENYCVDGNTMTYGSIERDGSGVTQGGYSDRIVVNEDFVLKIPDNLPLDKAAPLLCAGITTYSPLRHWNAGPGKKVAVMGLGGLGHMAVKLAKAMGADVTVLSRSESKRKDAKHLGADDFIITAEEGALEKNALRFDLIINTIAVSDIDMSSYFSLLKLDGALVSVGAPEKPLSIHPFSLILMRRTYAGSGIGGIKETQEMLKFCGEHNITPEIEVIAAQKVNEAYERVLTSDVRYRFVIDMATL; encoded by the coding sequence ATGATTAAGACTAATTCTATTGCAGCTTTAAAACCAAAGGCACCTTTAGAGCGATACACATTTGAACGTAGGGATCCGAAGACTAAGGATGTGGTGATTGATATCAAGTATTGCGGTATTTGCCACTCAGATATCCATATGACTAGAGATGAATGGGGAATGGGCTCTCCATTTCCTATGGTTCCAGGGCATGAGATCGCAGGCATTGTGATTCAAGTTGGATCAGGTGTGACAAAGTATAAAGTTGGAGATCGAGTAGGAGTTGGCTGCATGGTCGATTCATGCAGAGAATGCTCTCACTGCAAAGCCGACCTTGAAAATTATTGTGTCGATGGAAACACAATGACTTATGGTTCTATTGAAAGAGATGGATCAGGAGTCACTCAAGGAGGCTACTCTGACAGAATCGTAGTCAATGAAGATTTCGTTTTAAAAATTCCTGATAATTTACCGCTTGATAAAGCAGCACCTCTTTTATGTGCGGGAATCACAACATATTCACCTTTAAGACATTGGAATGCTGGGCCAGGTAAAAAAGTTGCGGTCATGGGCCTAGGGGGCCTTGGGCATATGGCTGTTAAACTAGCAAAAGCGATGGGTGCAGATGTCACAGTTCTTAGTAGATCAGAGTCAAAGCGCAAAGATGCAAAACATTTAGGCGCAGATGATTTTATCATAACAGCAGAAGAAGGAGCATTAGAGAAAAATGCTCTTCGCTTTGATCTTATTATCAATACAATTGCTGTGTCTGATATTGATATGTCTAGCTACTTTTCTCTTCTAAAGTTAGATGGAGCTCTTGTGTCTGTTGGAGCGCCAGAGAAGCCATTAAGTATCCACCCTTTTTCTCTAATTCTCATGCGAAGAACTTATGCAGGATCAGGGATTGGTGGAATTAAGGAAACTCAAGAGATGCTAAAATTTTGTGGAGAGCACAACATCACTCCAGAGATTGAAGTAATTGCTGCTCAAAAAGTAAACGAAGCTTATGAACGTGTATTAACAAGTGATGTCCGTTATCGATTTGTAATTGATATGGCAACGCTATAG
- a CDS encoding LysR family transcriptional regulator: MDKNRFDGLIALKLVAENQSFKAAAELLNISTPAISRIIAQLEESMGVTLLTRTTRSVRLTNAGAIFLEQVSPAMEQILKAQDFIKTYGEKPSGPLRINTPVIFYQHYLKDFIKKFLIKYPEIQLEIFSDDQATNIFERGFDAGIRADDIIAKDLIAFKLFGPIDFVTVASPNYFKEFGRPMHPKDLLEHNCITLRFGSGSGIYDKWEFEEKGKEFNVKIHGNLILNNSENIRQAALIGQGIVYTEKGCVEEDLKAGRLEIVLNKYKCQSTGFYLYYPHKTQISPALRAFIEFFKEVKQRERLSRK, encoded by the coding sequence ATGGACAAGAATAGATTTGATGGGCTCATCGCCTTAAAATTAGTCGCTGAGAACCAAAGCTTTAAAGCCGCAGCTGAATTACTTAATATTTCAACACCAGCAATAAGTCGTATTATTGCCCAGCTTGAAGAAAGCATGGGCGTCACCTTGTTAACGAGAACAACTCGATCTGTTAGGCTAACTAATGCCGGAGCAATCTTCTTGGAACAAGTATCTCCTGCAATGGAGCAAATTCTGAAGGCCCAAGACTTCATTAAAACCTATGGTGAAAAGCCATCTGGGCCTTTGCGAATAAATACGCCCGTTATCTTTTATCAACACTACCTCAAAGACTTCATTAAAAAATTTCTAATTAAATATCCAGAAATACAATTAGAGATTTTTTCAGATGATCAAGCTACAAATATCTTTGAGCGCGGTTTTGATGCAGGCATTAGAGCAGACGACATCATCGCAAAAGATTTAATTGCTTTTAAATTATTTGGGCCAATAGATTTTGTTACAGTTGCATCCCCTAACTATTTTAAAGAATTTGGAAGACCTATGCATCCGAAAGATCTTCTTGAACATAACTGTATTACCTTAAGATTTGGTTCTGGCTCCGGCATATATGACAAATGGGAGTTTGAAGAAAAAGGCAAAGAATTCAACGTTAAGATTCATGGCAATCTCATTTTAAATAACTCTGAAAACATCAGACAAGCGGCACTTATAGGGCAAGGTATCGTTTACACAGAAAAAGGTTGTGTTGAAGAAGACCTAAAGGCAGGACGCTTAGAAATTGTCTTGAATAAATATAAATGTCAAAGTACCGGCTTCTATCTCTACTATCCTCATAAGACTCAAATTTCGCCGGCACTAAGGGCATTTATTGAATTTTTTAAAGAAGTAAAGCAACGTGAAAGATTAAGTAGAAAATAA